The Tenuifilum thalassicum genome includes the window CCCAAACCATGTGCCCGGTTGCTACAATGGCAACATCGGTTCCATCGGTTAGTATTTCTCCCTTACCAATTTTGAAGTCTTGATTAATGGAGGTGAAGTTAGGTACAGGTTCGCGACCAAAACGGATGTAAACAGGTCCATCGGCTTCTTTAATTGCTGCAATTGTTGCAGCTTTAGCCTGATTGGCATCGGCAGGTGATATAAGTGTTATATTGGGTAGTGATCTAATTACTGCAATATCTTCAAGAGCTTGGTGGGTTGCACCATCGGGTCCAACGGAGATTCCTGCATGAGCACCACCAATGATTACTTTTACATTGTTATAGCAGATAGATATTCGAATTTGGTCGGCAGCGCGGAAGGCTGCAAAAACGGCGTAGGTTGAAAATACTGGTATTTTATTGGTTAGGGCCATACCTGCAGCAACTGCAGCAATGTTTTGCTCGGCAATACCAAACGAGAAGAATCTTTCAGGAAAGCGTTCTGCAAAAATGTTGAGACCAACCGATCCTGTAATATCAGCCCCAAGGACAACAAGGTTTTGGAAGATGGACCCAGCCTCAGCAACCCCTTCGCCAAAACCTATCCTTGTAGCCTTATTCCCTTGATTGATAAAATTACTCATACCCCAACTCTTTATAGTAAGCCTCCAGTTCAGCTAAAAATCTTACAGCCTCTTCATTGTTAGGCGCTTTACCATGCCAGTGGTAATCGTTCTCAATGCTTTGAACCCCACAACCCATTCTTGTTTTGGCAATGATTACTTTGGGTTTACCTTTAAACTTATTTGAAGACTCAATCGTGTTTATTAGCTGCTCAATGCTATTCCCATTACACTCATATACTTGCCAGCCAAATGCTTCCCATTTCTCTTTTAAGGGTTCAATTTCCATTACCTTGTTTGTAGTGCCATCTATTTGGCAAAAGTTTCTGTCCACAATTGCAGTTAGGTTGTCTAGCTTATAATGAGATGCGCTCATAGCTGCTTCCCAAATTGAACCTTCCTGCAGTTCACCATCGCCATGAATTGAAAAAACTCGCCAACTCGACTTATCAATCTTTGCACTTAGGGCCATGCCAACAGCAACAGAAAGGCCCTGACCAAGAGATCCAGCCGAAAGTTCTAAACCTGGCAAACCATGATCGCGACCTGGATGACCTTGAAGCCTTGAACCCAATTTTCTCAGAGTCTTCAGCTCATCTCTTGAAAAGTAGTTGGCATTTGCAAGAGTGGCATAAAGTACCGGTGCAACATGACCGATAGAAAGTATAACCCTATCCCTATCGTTCCAGTTTGGATTATCTGCTTTGTGATTAAGAATATGAAAGTATAAAACGGTAAACACATCTGCTAAGCCTAGGGAACCGCCAAGGTGACCTGATCCTGCCAACGCTAGGCTTTTTATTACATCTTCACGTATGTTTTTTGAAATCCTGACTAGATGATGCAAATTGTACTCCATAATCAATTTAAAGGGGGGAAATTGATTCGTTCTGGAATTATGAATGCTTTCGGGAATTCTACAAGTATTTCATGATAGAATTTTAACGCTTCCTCTTTAGTTCTATAATCACCTACAGAAATTTTCCAGTAAGGATTTTGATAATTTTGATAAACAGGTACTCCAGGGTATTTTTCCATAAACTTATACATAACTTCCTCGGAGTTTTGTCTAGCAAATTGCCCAAGTTCAAAGAAAATTCTAATTCTGTAGCCATCTAGCCCTGGAGACTTAGCGTTTTGTAGGTATCGAAGGCTATGCAACATTGTAATTGTTGAATCCTGGTTAACAATTACTGTGCCTTCACCTTCTCTTACATATTGCAGCTCATCGATTATGGGAAGCCTTACTGGTTTTAAGGTTTCCTGACCCTGAAGATTAAAGAAGGCAATAATTGCAAATAGTATTAGAAAAAATTTCTTCATAGAGGTAAGTTTACGTTGCAAAAATAGAAAAAATTAGGGTAAAAAGGCAGGTTTTGCAGAAAGCGTATCTGTTGCTATAAAGTCCTTCTGGAAAGTATTTGCCAAGTTTTTTAATGATTGTTTAGGGATATTAATTTTTTTGGACATTAACCAACGCCCGCCTTTTATAAAGCCTTTAACCGTTATTTCATCAGCGATGTTTTTTCCTTTACCTATAAGTTTAAAAGCATCGGCAGGAGTTCGCAGCCTTATTTCTAGGGGGATATCGTAATCTTTTCGGGTGTTTCTGTCGATTTTAATTTTGCTACCATTGCTTAACTTACCCAATGGTCTATTGTTAAGCCAAGTTTCAAACTTCATTTCTTTAATTAGAAGGGCTTTTTTATTC containing:
- a CDS encoding transketolase family protein, with product MSNFINQGNKATRIGFGEGVAEAGSIFQNLVVLGADITGSVGLNIFAERFPERFFSFGIAEQNIAAVAAGMALTNKIPVFSTYAVFAAFRAADQIRISICYNNVKVIIGGAHAGISVGPDGATHQALEDIAVIRSLPNITLISPADANQAKAATIAAIKEADGPVYIRFGREPVPNFTSINQDFKIGKGEILTDGTDVAIVATGHMVWEALMASKELEKKGIDAAVVNIHTIKPIDKELLISIAKKTGLVVTVEEHQIHGGLGSAVAEVLCQEYPIPMKIIGMPDCFGESGKPEELLQKYGLNAEAIAKSVFQFVKEQK
- a CDS encoding transketolase; the protein is MEYNLHHLVRISKNIREDVIKSLALAGSGHLGGSLGLADVFTVLYFHILNHKADNPNWNDRDRVILSIGHVAPVLYATLANANYFSRDELKTLRKLGSRLQGHPGRDHGLPGLELSAGSLGQGLSVAVGMALSAKIDKSSWRVFSIHGDGELQEGSIWEAAMSASHYKLDNLTAIVDRNFCQIDGTTNKVMEIEPLKEKWEAFGWQVYECNGNSIEQLINTIESSNKFKGKPKVIIAKTRMGCGVQSIENDYHWHGKAPNNEEAVRFLAELEAYYKELGYE